Proteins found in one bacterium genomic segment:
- a CDS encoding prepilin-type N-terminal cleavage/methylation domain-containing protein — protein sequence EERNSENSEIKNIRFSRGFTLVELIVVMTVVAILTGAVGVSVNEINSTTRLSNAATRALSDVRFAQEVAINERRPVQFIIAANKYKVKYNDTGNYVKSPITGENMEVHFNTGDYTGVEITSAGVSGGLSFDIDGRPLAGGGTFTDEKSVMFLNSKIHVIICGGGYSYLGEATGGGGGCGGGC from the coding sequence GAAGAACGAAACTCAGAAAACAGTGAAATAAAAAATATACGGTTCTCACGGGGCTTCACCCTTGTGGAGCTTATTGTTGTTATGACAGTAGTTGCAATTCTTACAGGGGCAGTAGGTGTATCGGTAAATGAAATAAACAGCACAACAAGGCTTTCCAATGCTGCAACACGTGCGCTCTCGGATGTTCGTTTTGCTCAGGAAGTTGCAATAAACGAGAGAAGGCCGGTGCAATTTATAATAGCAGCAAATAAATACAAAGTAAAATACAATGATACAGGAAATTATGTAAAATCTCCCATTACAGGGGAAAACATGGAAGTACATTTTAATACAGGCGACTATACAGGTGTTGAAATTACATCAGCAGGCGTTTCAGGAGGGCTGAGTTTTGATATTGACGGCCGCCCTCTTGCCGGCGGCGGGACCTTTACCGATGAAAAGTCGGTTATGTTTTTAAATTCGAAAATTCATGTAATTATCTGCGGCGGAGGTTATTCCTATCTTGGCGAAGCAACAGGCGGCGGCGGCGGATGCGGCGGCGGATGCTGA